The Phycisphaeraceae bacterium genome has a window encoding:
- a CDS encoding DUF1444 family protein, which produces MARMPREPEAFGEQVARILERHYPDRPAELAGPLELILNGKRLGLENLYRMVLFDPDRGVEIVENYLEHLIEGDSLTTTPLPLSVAKPRIMPRIQPVSIFEHLDRENVAHTEFVNGTVIVYVIDMPHLTVSITTEQMIKWGLQVDDLDTIARENLSKYAPDLQIQLVESFEGGKAAIVAKQDGYDAARLLLHTLYDRLAPELNGDFYVALPARDMFIAVSFQPDAFVHRILERVRTDYRRMPYPICDNFFVVTQDGIAGTREAA; this is translated from the coding sequence ATGGCCCGAATGCCGCGAGAGCCCGAAGCGTTCGGCGAGCAGGTGGCTCGCATTCTCGAACGCCACTACCCCGACCGACCCGCCGAACTGGCGGGCCCGCTGGAGCTCATCCTCAACGGCAAGCGGCTGGGGCTGGAGAACCTGTACCGCATGGTGCTCTTCGACCCCGACCGGGGCGTCGAGATCGTGGAGAACTACCTCGAGCACCTGATCGAGGGCGACTCCCTCACCACCACGCCGCTGCCTCTGAGCGTGGCCAAGCCGCGCATCATGCCGCGCATCCAGCCGGTGTCGATCTTCGAGCACCTGGACCGCGAGAACGTGGCCCACACCGAGTTCGTCAACGGCACGGTCATCGTGTACGTGATCGACATGCCCCACCTGACGGTGAGCATCACCACCGAGCAGATGATCAAGTGGGGCCTGCAGGTGGATGACCTGGACACCATCGCGCGCGAGAACCTGTCCAAGTACGCGCCCGACCTGCAGATTCAGCTGGTTGAGTCGTTCGAAGGCGGCAAGGCGGCCATCGTCGCCAAGCAGGACGGCTACGACGCCGCCCGCCTGCTGCTGCACACGCTCTACGACCGGCTGGCCCCGGAACTGAACGGCGACTTCTACGTGGCCCTGCCCGCGCGGGACATGTTCATCGCGGTGAGTTTCCAGCCGGACGCCTTTGTGCACCGGATTCTGGAGCGGGTGCGGACCGACTACCGCCGCATGCCCTACCCCATCTGCGACAACTTCTTCGTGGTCACGCAGGACGGCATCGCGGGCACGCGCGAGGCGGCGTGA
- the sucD gene encoding succinate--CoA ligase subunit alpha, whose protein sequence is MSILVNGDTKVICQGITGSAGAFHTKGCLDYGTRMVGGVTPGKGGAKDDNGLPIFDTVSDAVQATGADATMIFVPPPFAADAILEAAAAGVRVICAITEGIPAQDMIRAKAALRDYPNSVLIGPNCPGVITPGKRVSGEGASATFAGGCKIGIMPGYIHTAKQDAKTGKAVGIISRSGTLTYEAVWQTSSVGIGQTTCVGIGGDPVKGLNFIELLALFNDDPDTDGVILIGEIGGADETLAGEWVKRHMRKPVAAFIAGRAAPKGKRMGHAGAIIGGADDTADAKMNALSRCGVLVAESPADMGTTMARALGL, encoded by the coding sequence ATGTCGATTCTCGTCAACGGCGACACCAAGGTCATCTGCCAAGGCATCACCGGCTCGGCCGGAGCATTTCACACCAAGGGCTGCCTGGACTACGGCACGCGCATGGTGGGCGGCGTCACGCCCGGCAAGGGCGGCGCCAAGGACGACAACGGCCTGCCCATCTTCGACACCGTCTCCGACGCCGTGCAGGCCACCGGAGCCGACGCCACCATGATCTTCGTCCCCCCGCCCTTCGCGGCGGACGCGATCCTGGAGGCCGCCGCCGCGGGCGTCCGCGTCATCTGCGCCATCACCGAGGGCATCCCGGCGCAGGACATGATCCGCGCCAAGGCCGCCCTGCGCGACTACCCCAACTCGGTCCTCATCGGCCCCAACTGCCCGGGCGTCATCACACCCGGCAAGCGCGTGAGCGGCGAGGGGGCATCGGCGACCTTCGCCGGCGGATGCAAGATCGGCATCATGCCTGGATACATTCACACCGCCAAGCAGGACGCAAAGACCGGCAAGGCCGTGGGCATCATCTCCCGCTCCGGCACGCTCACCTACGAGGCCGTGTGGCAGACCTCCAGCGTCGGCATCGGCCAGACCACCTGCGTGGGCATCGGGGGTGACCCGGTGAAGGGGCTCAATTTCATCGAACTGCTCGCCCTGTTCAACGACGACCCGGACACCGACGGCGTCATTCTGATCGGTGAGATCGGCGGCGCCGACGAAACGCTCGCGGGCGAGTGGGTCAAACGGCACATGCGCAAGCCCGTGGCGGCGTTCATCGCCGGTCGGGCCGCGCCGAAGGGCAAACGAATGGGCCACGCCGGGGCCATCATCGGCGGGGCGGATGACACCGCCGACGCCAAGATGAATGCGCTCAGCCGCTGCGGTGTCCTTGTGGCGGAGAGCCCGGCGGACATGGGGACCACCATGGCCCGGGCCCTCGGGCTCTGA
- a CDS encoding M20/M25/M40 family metallo-hydrolase yields MTHRTNVGLLWIAGLLGAPGPMAAAQVVDAGQNVAAKSVPSRPAGVEDVMAAVSHENLRRVIDHLVTFGTRHTLSETESDTRGIGAARRWLRDELQEIADASGRSDITVELMVHTQPPQQRVPNEIEIVNVVMTIPGTLAESKDRRFVVLGHYDSRAAGTNDGTSDAPGANDDGSGTALVLELARVLSTRPCEATTVFLMTAGEEQGLLGARWYARTARENGWRVEAALSNDIVGDPTGPGGKVDRHRVRLFSEAIPRDLEAQQIARIRTLGMENDSPSRQLARYVHEVALRHDTSVKPWVIYRVDRFLRGGDHTAFNEEGFPAVRFTEVEENYDRQHQNVSTRDGRPYGDVAEFVDERYLADVTRLNGAALFTLANAPSPPGNARLITAGLRNDTTIRWERSPQPDVAGYEVVYRDTTSPFWEVTIDVGDVTEHTLDLNKDNYFFGVRAYDRDGHRSLVSFPVAAGR; encoded by the coding sequence ATGACCCATCGAACGAACGTGGGGTTGCTGTGGATCGCGGGGCTGTTGGGCGCTCCAGGCCCCATGGCGGCGGCCCAGGTTGTCGACGCGGGGCAGAATGTGGCGGCGAAGTCGGTCCCCTCCCGACCCGCGGGTGTGGAAGACGTCATGGCTGCCGTGTCGCACGAAAACCTGCGCCGGGTGATCGACCACCTCGTGACCTTCGGCACGCGGCACACGCTGTCGGAGACTGAGTCGGACACGCGGGGCATCGGGGCCGCGCGGCGCTGGCTGCGGGATGAACTGCAGGAGATCGCCGATGCGTCGGGTCGCTCGGACATCACCGTGGAGCTGATGGTTCACACCCAGCCGCCTCAGCAGCGCGTGCCCAACGAGATTGAGATCGTCAACGTGGTGATGACCATCCCCGGTACGCTGGCGGAATCCAAGGATCGGCGCTTCGTGGTGCTGGGGCACTACGACTCGCGTGCCGCCGGCACCAATGACGGCACGAGCGACGCACCCGGCGCCAACGATGACGGCTCAGGCACGGCGCTGGTGCTGGAGCTGGCGCGGGTGCTCTCGACGCGGCCGTGCGAGGCGACCACGGTCTTCCTGATGACCGCGGGGGAGGAGCAGGGATTGCTCGGGGCCCGCTGGTATGCGCGGACGGCCAGGGAGAACGGCTGGCGGGTCGAGGCCGCACTGAGCAACGACATCGTGGGCGACCCCACCGGGCCGGGTGGCAAGGTGGATCGGCATCGCGTGCGGCTGTTCAGCGAGGCGATTCCGCGCGACCTGGAGGCGCAGCAGATCGCCCGTATCCGCACACTGGGGATGGAGAACGACTCACCCTCGCGTCAACTGGCCCGCTACGTGCATGAAGTCGCGCTGCGCCACGACACGTCCGTCAAGCCGTGGGTGATCTACCGGGTTGATCGCTTCCTGCGGGGGGGCGACCACACGGCGTTCAACGAAGAGGGCTTCCCCGCGGTGCGCTTCACCGAGGTCGAGGAGAACTACGACCGTCAGCACCAGAACGTCTCCACCCGCGACGGGAGGCCCTATGGCGACGTGGCCGAGTTCGTGGATGAACGATACCTGGCGGACGTGACCCGGCTCAATGGGGCTGCGTTGTTCACGCTGGCCAACGCGCCGTCGCCGCCCGGCAACGCGCGGCTGATCACCGCGGGGCTGCGCAACGACACCACCATTCGCTGGGAGCGCTCGCCCCAGCCGGACGTGGCCGGGTACGAGGTGGTCTACCGCGACACCACAAGCCCGTTCTGGGAAGTGACCATCGACGTGGGCGACGTGACGGAGCACACGCTCGACCTGAACAAGGACAACTACTTCTTCGGCGTGCGCGCCTATGACCGCGATGGTCATCGCTCGCTCGTCAGTTTTCCCGTCGCCGCCGGGCGGTGA
- a CDS encoding DPP IV N-terminal domain-containing protein: MPRRLSPSLALLTAGVLSFAVSAQNRFESLPGYDRFRETQQNMARFVTGGTVTEVVWTKDGRRVQFKRGGTVFVCDVATGEITETPEDQIEKPEPAAGGNRTGGRTPGVARGRQAARVESPDRQWVAEHREWNLYVKKADGEEVPVTTTGTRELKYGTGSWVYGEELRQNSAMWWSPDSTRLAFYEFDERNVKPFYLTTRLTELNTELDIEGYPKAGADNPIVGLLVYDLATGQTTRVQIGDDKEQYVFNIRWRPDGSELLFNRTNRHQNVLDVMAADPKTGVVRTVLTERQDTWQDNLPEFRWLADNQRFIWETEKTGWKHYELRSIDGSLLNPLTTGDYPCDSIVLLDENAGWMYYKAASGQNPLHWQLHRVKLDGTGAARLSRTELNHTSINIAPTHDYYVAVTESIETPPYTAVYDVQGRRLAILAEPDLSRMIGRPMPELFTFKADDGVTDLYGVLFRPSNFDETKKYPLVIDVYGGPQSHGVPARFVPANPYCEFGFLIAKIDNRGTTNRGKAFESANYLKLGSVDLKDQADGVRHLAQRPYVDADRVGITGHSYGGYMAALAVLKHPDVFHVAVAGAPVTDWRHYDTIYTERYMRTPQENKEGYDAGSCITFAENLKGKLLLLHGMVDDNVHPNNSWQLVHAFQQKRIPFDMMFFPTAAHGIGSPSHNPLKWEYLWDHLIGK, encoded by the coding sequence ATGCCTCGTCGTCTTTCCCCGTCACTCGCACTGTTGACCGCCGGCGTGCTGTCATTCGCGGTAAGCGCTCAGAATCGGTTTGAATCGCTGCCCGGTTATGACCGGTTCCGGGAGACGCAGCAGAACATGGCCCGCTTCGTCACAGGCGGCACGGTGACGGAGGTTGTATGGACGAAGGACGGCCGTCGCGTGCAGTTCAAGCGGGGCGGCACGGTTTTTGTCTGCGATGTGGCCACCGGCGAGATCACCGAGACGCCGGAGGATCAGATCGAGAAGCCCGAACCGGCGGCGGGCGGCAATCGAACCGGCGGACGCACGCCCGGCGTGGCTCGCGGGCGTCAGGCGGCGCGCGTCGAGTCGCCCGACAGGCAGTGGGTCGCCGAGCACCGGGAGTGGAACCTGTACGTCAAGAAGGCCGACGGCGAGGAGGTTCCCGTCACCACCACGGGTACGCGCGAGCTCAAGTACGGCACCGGGTCGTGGGTGTACGGCGAGGAGCTTCGCCAGAACAGCGCCATGTGGTGGTCGCCCGATTCCACACGGCTGGCGTTCTACGAGTTCGATGAGCGGAACGTCAAACCTTTCTATCTGACGACCCGGCTGACCGAACTCAACACCGAGCTGGACATCGAGGGCTACCCCAAGGCCGGCGCTGACAACCCGATCGTCGGGCTGCTGGTGTATGACCTGGCCACCGGACAGACCACACGCGTCCAGATCGGCGATGACAAGGAGCAGTACGTCTTCAACATCCGCTGGCGGCCCGATGGGTCGGAACTGCTCTTCAACCGCACCAATCGCCACCAGAACGTGCTGGACGTGATGGCCGCCGATCCCAAGACCGGCGTGGTGCGCACCGTGCTCACCGAACGGCAGGACACGTGGCAGGACAACCTGCCTGAGTTCCGCTGGCTGGCGGACAATCAGCGCTTCATCTGGGAGACGGAGAAGACCGGCTGGAAGCACTACGAACTGCGGTCGATCGACGGCTCGCTCCTCAACCCGCTGACCACCGGCGACTATCCGTGCGACTCGATCGTGCTGCTGGACGAGAACGCCGGCTGGATGTATTACAAGGCCGCCAGCGGCCAGAACCCCCTTCACTGGCAGCTCCACCGCGTGAAACTGGATGGGACCGGCGCGGCCCGACTCTCCCGCACCGAGCTCAATCACACCAGCATCAACATCGCGCCGACGCATGACTACTACGTGGCGGTCACCGAGTCGATCGAGACGCCCCCCTACACCGCCGTGTATGACGTGCAGGGCAGGCGCCTGGCGATCCTGGCCGAGCCGGATCTGTCGCGCATGATCGGTCGGCCCATGCCGGAGCTGTTCACCTTCAAGGCCGACGATGGCGTGACCGACCTGTACGGCGTGCTCTTCAGGCCCTCCAACTTTGATGAGACGAAGAAGTACCCGCTCGTCATCGATGTGTACGGCGGGCCGCAGTCGCACGGCGTGCCGGCGCGGTTCGTCCCGGCCAATCCATACTGCGAGTTCGGGTTCCTCATCGCCAAGATCGACAACCGCGGCACCACCAATCGCGGCAAGGCCTTTGAATCAGCCAACTACCTGAAGCTCGGCTCCGTCGATCTGAAGGATCAGGCGGATGGCGTCCGTCATCTCGCCCAGCGACCCTACGTGGATGCTGACCGCGTGGGCATCACCGGACATTCCTACGGCGGGTACATGGCCGCGCTGGCCGTGCTCAAGCATCCGGATGTCTTCCACGTCGCGGTCGCCGGCGCGCCGGTGACGGACTGGCGGCACTACGACACCATCTACACCGAGCGCTACATGCGCACCCCGCAGGAGAACAAGGAAGGGTACGACGCGGGCTCCTGCATCACCTTCGCCGAGAACCTCAAGGGCAAGCTGCTGCTGCTGCACGGCATGGTGGATGACAACGTGCATCCCAATAATTCGTGGCAACTGGTCCACGCCTTCCAGCAGAAGCGCATCCCCTTCGACATGATGTTCTTCCCCACCGCGGCGCACGGCATCGGCAGTCCGAGCCACAATCCGTTGAAGTGGGAGTATCTGTGGGACCATCTGATCGGGAAATGA
- a CDS encoding glycosyltransferase family 39 protein, whose product MHGGVISHPDDGPATFTRRDCSAALGLTLFASLLRLLFLLGSPDRAWPHSTLYEGDAPTWARWADALHRGQPFEFDLPVRTPGVAHLLSWLSVHGPGPSFMAWKVGWCLIASLGCGLFYLACRETIGRRCALIAASLWACSYGGLVLATSLNNETPYGTLIMAIVWLTLWAARRPAWWLIGALGVLHGAAMLLRAEHLLLLVLLEAWVWWRGRSGSLPRPDKTTRRAAIRWLHLLPLRAATVGVIALLACMPWIIAGSNAIQRFNDRPAQPVRYELLRPRWTTEAAAFMESLPAFAREGNALYLTHLARQRGQSEITRSDVETFFEREFGFIPRRLARYHLVSLKGPLDFALANDPDGDGGFSKQLLIGPLTPEGNLTFGHPDHNRLVTQGYSVGWGWIQESPGAWLGLVVRKLTVFADGAAPGVAAYNLPLGRDGIRRAVDAATPRHGPAWWVWSVLTAGMLGGGVLIAAKRRCGGAWAVVILSKIIVTIAFYGYARQAMSIQPAFLFFMALAIERAWSAAGSRRPGWLTCRTVPAILLGGAILAGVTDAWRGRAYDVRPLDPRHAITPTPHWGVGAFESPDGLELQTIARRRSAAGE is encoded by the coding sequence ATGCACGGCGGGGTCATCAGCCATCCGGACGACGGCCCCGCGACGTTCACCAGGCGGGACTGCTCGGCGGCGCTCGGACTTACGCTGTTCGCGTCTCTCCTCCGGCTGCTGTTTCTCCTGGGGTCGCCCGATCGCGCCTGGCCTCATTCGACGCTGTATGAGGGAGACGCTCCGACCTGGGCGCGGTGGGCCGATGCATTGCACCGGGGGCAACCCTTCGAGTTCGACCTGCCCGTGCGCACGCCCGGTGTGGCGCATCTGCTCAGCTGGCTGTCGGTCCACGGACCGGGACCGTCGTTCATGGCGTGGAAAGTCGGCTGGTGCCTGATCGCCTCACTGGGGTGCGGGCTGTTCTACCTCGCCTGCCGCGAGACCATCGGTCGGCGATGCGCACTCATCGCCGCGTCACTCTGGGCGTGCTCGTACGGCGGACTGGTGCTGGCGACTTCGCTGAACAATGAAACTCCCTACGGCACGCTCATCATGGCCATTGTGTGGCTGACGCTCTGGGCGGCGCGCCGACCGGCGTGGTGGCTCATCGGGGCGCTCGGAGTGCTGCACGGAGCGGCGATGCTGCTGCGCGCCGAACACCTGCTGCTCCTGGTGCTTCTTGAGGCGTGGGTGTGGTGGCGCGGACGTTCTGGATCGTTGCCGCGCCCGGACAAGACGACCCGCCGCGCCGCGATCCGCTGGCTTCACCTCCTGCCGCTTCGCGCCGCCACGGTGGGCGTGATTGCACTTCTGGCATGCATGCCGTGGATCATCGCGGGCTCCAATGCGATCCAGCGATTCAACGATCGCCCCGCCCAGCCGGTGCGCTACGAACTGCTGCGACCGCGCTGGACGACGGAGGCGGCGGCGTTCATGGAGTCGCTTCCCGCTTTCGCGCGCGAAGGCAACGCCCTGTACCTGACCCACCTCGCAAGGCAGCGGGGTCAGTCGGAGATCACACGCTCGGACGTGGAGACTTTCTTCGAACGTGAGTTCGGATTCATCCCGCGGCGACTGGCCCGATACCACCTGGTTTCGCTGAAGGGACCGCTGGACTTCGCGCTGGCCAACGACCCGGATGGCGATGGCGGTTTCAGCAAACAGCTCCTCATCGGCCCGCTGACGCCGGAGGGCAACCTGACCTTCGGCCACCCGGATCACAATCGCCTTGTGACCCAGGGGTATTCCGTTGGCTGGGGCTGGATTCAGGAATCGCCCGGCGCTTGGCTCGGGCTGGTCGTCCGCAAGCTGACCGTCTTCGCGGATGGCGCGGCGCCTGGCGTCGCGGCGTACAACCTGCCGCTGGGTCGTGACGGCATCCGCCGGGCGGTGGACGCGGCGACGCCCCGTCATGGCCCGGCCTGGTGGGTCTGGAGCGTGCTCACCGCGGGAATGCTTGGCGGCGGCGTGCTCATCGCCGCGAAGCGGCGCTGCGGCGGCGCGTGGGCCGTCGTCATTCTGTCGAAGATCATCGTGACCATCGCCTTCTACGGCTACGCACGTCAGGCCATGTCGATTCAGCCGGCGTTTCTGTTCTTCATGGCGCTGGCCATCGAGCGGGCCTGGTCCGCCGCGGGTTCACGCCGTCCCGGGTGGCTTACCTGCCGCACCGTACCGGCGATACTGCTCGGCGGGGCGATCCTGGCGGGAGTCACCGACGCCTGGCGAGGCCGGGCGTACGACGTTCGCCCGCTCGATCCGCGTCACGCGATTACGCCCACGCCGCACTGGGGCGTCGGTGCGTTTGAGTCGCCGGACGGGTTGGAGTTACAGACCATCGCACGCCGTCGTTCCGCTGCCGGCGAGTGA
- a CDS encoding anion transporter, whose protein sequence is MDPSANAAVIIVFMLVYAGMILGGIPGLAIDRTGVALLGAIALLAFGAVSIDDAWRAVDVPTIALLLGLMVVSAQFRLGGVYTRLTQRIAGANMPPPRLLGVLIGVSGALSAVLANDIVCLAVAPILIDGCLRRRLNPLPFLLGLACASNVGSAATLIGNPQNMLIGQTLRLSFGGYLIDALAPSMIGLGIVWGVIAWCYRGRWMLDSIGTPVAGETVISPQPFDRWQAAKGVAVVTALMGLFLFAPWPREVVALGAAGVLLLSRKMASRQMLSLVDWQLLILFVGLFIVNHAVAASGLLDTLMGGVGHAGIDPARPAWLFVVVAVLSNLVSNVPAVMLLLPVADHPMSGAVLALSSTLAGNLIIVGSIANIIVVDQAARLGVRVSWIEHARVGVPVTILTLGVAGGWLLLLATLR, encoded by the coding sequence ATGGATCCCTCCGCAAACGCCGCCGTCATCATCGTGTTCATGCTCGTCTATGCGGGCATGATTCTCGGCGGCATTCCGGGGCTGGCGATTGACCGCACGGGTGTTGCGCTGCTGGGGGCGATCGCTCTGCTGGCGTTCGGCGCCGTCTCCATCGATGACGCCTGGCGCGCGGTGGACGTGCCCACCATCGCCCTGCTGCTGGGTTTGATGGTCGTCTCGGCCCAGTTCCGCCTGGGAGGGGTGTACACGCGGCTGACCCAGCGCATCGCCGGCGCGAACATGCCGCCTCCGCGACTGCTTGGCGTGCTGATCGGCGTGTCCGGCGCGCTCTCGGCGGTGCTGGCCAACGACATCGTCTGTCTCGCGGTCGCCCCGATTCTCATCGATGGCTGCCTCAGGCGTCGTCTCAACCCGCTGCCGTTCCTGCTTGGGCTGGCATGCGCCAGCAACGTCGGCTCCGCCGCCACCCTGATCGGCAACCCGCAGAACATGCTCATCGGGCAGACGCTGCGACTTTCGTTCGGGGGGTACCTCATCGACGCCCTGGCGCCGTCGATGATCGGACTGGGCATCGTGTGGGGCGTGATCGCGTGGTGCTACCGCGGTCGATGGATGCTCGACTCGATCGGGACGCCGGTCGCGGGCGAAACCGTCATCTCGCCGCAGCCCTTCGACCGCTGGCAGGCGGCCAAGGGCGTGGCAGTCGTGACGGCGCTGATGGGGTTGTTTCTGTTCGCCCCCTGGCCGCGCGAGGTGGTGGCCCTGGGGGCGGCGGGCGTGCTGCTTCTGAGCAGGAAGATGGCGTCGCGCCAGATGCTGTCGCTGGTGGATTGGCAGCTGCTGATTCTGTTCGTGGGGCTGTTCATCGTCAATCACGCGGTCGCCGCGAGCGGCCTGCTTGACACACTGATGGGTGGCGTGGGTCACGCGGGCATTGACCCCGCCCGGCCCGCCTGGCTGTTCGTCGTGGTGGCGGTGCTTTCGAACCTGGTCTCCAATGTGCCCGCAGTAATGCTGCTGCTGCCCGTGGCGGATCACCCGATGTCCGGCGCGGTGCTGGCGCTCTCCAGCACGCTGGCGGGAAACCTCATCATCGTCGGCTCGATCGCCAACATCATCGTGGTCGATCAGGCGGCCCGGCTGGGCGTGCGGGTGTCATGGATCGAGCACGCGCGCGTGGGCGTGCCGGTCACGATTCTGACCCTGGGCGTGGCGGGCGGCTGGCTGCTGCTTCTTGCGACGCTGAGGTGA